DNA from Phocoena phocoena chromosome 1, mPhoPho1.1, whole genome shotgun sequence:
CCCAGTCGGCCTCGGCTGACCTGGGCGTGGACTCCAAGATCGGGGTCCCGGCGAGGGCCGCGCCCGGGCTCTGCTCCCcggaggagaagagaaagtgcGCTGGGACAGCCCGGCCGCCGCCCTCCTCGGGGCCTCCCCCCCGACGGCCACCCGCGCCCCCGggtagaggagggagggggaggggcggaggggccGGCGAGGCCCCACTCACCTTCTGGATGGAGGACTTGCCGCTGCGCCTGAGCCCCATGAGCAGAATCCTAGGCTTGGAGCTGTCAGCGCCCCCCGGGCCACAGCCTCCGCCGGCCCCCGCCCCAACCCCGCCGCCCGCCGCTGccgcctcctcttcttcctcctccacgcCGTAGCCGAAGTCCTTTGGGAACGAGTCCGCCGGGCCGTAACTGCCGGCGAGGGGCGTCTCCTCCGCCCCGTACTGCAGGGACATGGTGCtggagccgccgccgcccgcgccctGACAGGCCACGCCAGGCCGAGCCAGGCCGCCGCCTCCCcaggccgccgccgccaccgcccccGGCAGCCGCCACCGCCATGCGGCCCGCCCCCCGGAGCCCGGCTCTCATAGGCTCGGCGCCCGGGCCCGGCCCCTCATTGGCCGCCCGAGCTGCCACTCGGGAGCAGCAAGGTAGGTGGTGCCCGTCACGTGCTCGGAATCACCTGACTCGGAGCcgtggaggggggaggaggagtcACGAGGAGGGTGGCCCGGCCCGACTGAGCCCTGAGCCCTCTGCCCTCCGCCCCAGCCCGCACTTCGGCCCTGCCCAGCCACGTACCTTGTTCCTCACCGCTCTCCTACTTTCTTCCGGGCTCCGGAGGCCATCGCAATAGGAGATGCTCTCTGGGCACTTGGGAGAATTGACTGTCCTCCTACTACTATTGTGCTCGCCCAACCAGTATTTATTGATGCCCGCGAAGTCCTGGGGCACAAGGGGCACAGAACTGGAACCGCCTTGGACCGTGCCTGCGCTCAAGTTGCTCCAAGATTAATGGGGATCGGACCTCTGCGTAAGTAGCTTCCGTACGAGATATCAAATCGTAAGGTCAAAGGTACAGATAAAAATGCTCGGGAGTTGGGTGGACGCATCTCTAAGGAGCTGGCGTCTGAATAGTTCTAGAAGGATGGATATGGTTGGGATGTGCAAAGGTATGGAGGAAGAGCCAGCTAGAGTGAGGGCAAAGCCTCAACCAAGGCAGAGTCATGGGTGAGATAGTTCGTTCTAGCAGGTAACTGGACCCTGATAGGAAAGCAAGTGCAAGCAGGGGAGAATGTCTTATCCTTTTTCTTCAGCAAATCACTGACAGTGAATACTCCTGCCACTTCACACTCATCAGGACCagattccccctcctcccctcccaaaGTCTACTTCTTCAGTAATCCTGTCCACCCATAGAACATTTCATCTTCTATGACCTCCTTCAGATCAGAAAccaaaggaatgaataaagaaagcaaACCAAAGCAAATGCTTATCACCAATATGTTTGGGGAAGCTAAAGGAATTTTTACTCTTCGGTCAGGCTTTAGAATTGGAAATTTGACAAAAGAGGATCCTCTTCCTGAAGGGGGCATGGGTGGTGGTACTGATCTTCCAAGGAAACTTCTTGATTGTGAACGGAAAGCATGTATGCAAATCTGGGACTTGGCTCTGTCTGAACGTCGAAGTTAAAGGTAGGACACATACTTAGAGGTCATCTAATCCAACCTCTCACCTAAAGAGAATCCACTCTACAGTGTCTCTGACTGATAGACATGCAGCATACACTTCAATAGATGCCAGGGAAGAGAGCTCACTATCTCAATAGGCATCCAGTTCCACTGTGGTAAAACTTTGTTTAACAAGTCTCTTATTCAGGCCAAAAATCACACTCCCTGGAGCTTACATACCAGAGTCTATAAGCAGTGGTCATCATCTTTTTCATGACAGCACCTCACATATTAGATTACAGTCTTCATTACCCACTGTCTTCTCTGTTCCACATTAAACATACTAAGTTCCTTCAGCCATTCCTTCTACAGTAATGTCCAATAGCACTTCCTGtgatgacagaaatgttctacATCTACACTGCTCAATTGttgctagtgtgactgaggaactgaatttttaattttgtttaattttaattgccagatgtggctagtggctactgtattggacaacACAGCCTTATAGTTTCAAATGCACTCTCCTTTATATGCAACTGAGCTTGTCAACATCCATCAAATGTCTGACACCTACAATGCAATACTGACCAATACAGCCTTCAGGGTGACTGTTTAGCACCTGGACAATATTTCTATTAATGCTTTCCagaatggatttcttttttaatatacatgGAGTGTAAGTGGTTCACATTGATAGTCACTGGAACTAGTACTTTGTCAGCAATCCTAGTGACTAAACTTGTATAGCTACATTTTTTAACCTAAATGTAACACTTGATATTTGAACTTTTTGGCTTAGGCTGTGAAGTTTAGGTACTTCAAGTTGTTGATCATTTTCAAGCTCATTTCAATATAGTCTACCAACCAGCCCTTCCAACTTTGTGGCACTTAAGAGAATTAGCATTACTACCATCTGACCCATATGTAGTCCTTTACAATTTGCAAGGTACTTTTACATCCATTATGTTTAATTTGATCCTTACCATACCTTGTGAGGTAGGCAAGATAACGAAAtctacattttatagataaggcagCTGAAACAAACAGGAACTAAATAGATTGGATCCTTTTTTGCTCCATTGAGCATCTTCTTGTATACTGTCTTCATTCAGATCCTTGCTAGAAATGTTGAAGAGGACCTCCAGAGGCCAGGCTGACCCTGAATTCATAGCACTGACTGATACAGCAGTTTAAGCAGGTCAGTTCCCCCAAAAGGTCTGATTATCCAACCCACAGGTTGCCATTCTGTTCAAAAGGATGGTACAAGAGACGGTCATTTGACTTACATAAATATTAATACCAGTCCCATTGGGAAAAAAGCAAATGAGGGTTGGCTGCCAGAAAAAATTTCTACTTGCCTGTCCACAAAGGGACTGTCATACCAATTGCTTAAGGAAGCCAAGCTTCCCTCTCTTCCAAAACTCCCATGGGGCCATGTTTTACTATTATTTATGGTTCTTAGCACATCCTGTCCCACATTGTAGTTGGTTATATACGTGGCTTAAAGCTAACTTCAAGTCATTCACCTTTATAACACCTAGCACTCAGCCCACTGCTGTCCATGTAAGAGGCACTCAAACCGGTAAAACATAAACCAATTCAAGTAAATGTTCTTCCAACTGTATCTGACTCCCCTCCAAAAACAAACTTGTGACTAGAAGAGGCACAGACAATTGCCACATTCCTGCCAACATGACTGATTAAAATGCCCTTATGATTGGCTTGGTCACAGTTTCCAGAAGGTGCTGAGGCTTTTGCTAGTTAAACCAGCTTTcattggattttgttttctatgtgtgttttcaccaaaaaataaagacatttctctAACAATAGGGACAGAATACATGAAATAggactacttcttttttttttttttttttgcggtacgcgggcctctcactgttgtggcctctctcccattgtggagcacaggctccggacgcgcaggctcagcggccatggctcacgggcccagccactccgcggcatgtgggatcctcccagaccggggcacgaacccctgtcccctgcatcggcaggcggactctcaaccactgcaccaccagggaagcccaggactacTTCTTAATAATGCTAGTCAGTCAATAAGGAAAATAAGTGATCAGTAACACAAAACATCTGACTGTAGGTGttccaagaaaggaaaaaggactaACAAACAAGAATATAGTGCTTTACCATTTACAAATCTTTCACATACATTCCATTtgaccctcacaacaaccctgtgaggtaggcagcACAGATATTactcccatttaacagatgaggaaagtgaatcTCAGAGCAATTAACTGATGTGCCCAAGGTTCTACAATTAgtaaataatttgtatttatatcAGTCTTTGGCCTAAAAATTCAGCACCCCACCTCCCCTCATACTTGCCTACCTACTTCACAGGGataatgaagataaaatgaattCAAGGCTAGAAAAATactttgagggaaaaaagcactaTATAATTATACCCGCAAACTATAATTTTCCACGATATATGGCTCATTCCCCTTCTTGTCCCAGCTTGTGCGTGAACCCAGAATTTTATATTGCCTCTGTTCTGTGTTCAGCTAAGCAACAAGTAAGGCAGGGGAACAGTGTGATTCTctttaaaactatataaattaCAATCAGGATAACTGCTATTATAGCAAGttgaaaaacaacacagaaaggcCAATGTGCAACTGGGACCCACGGAAGCACACAGTAAAGCAAGGCAACATTATCAGATAGGGCATGATTGCATAGAAGGAAATGTGGTGTCAGAGTTCACACTGGCACACACACAGTTATCTAAGGCAAAGTGGTGGCAAAGAAGAGTCATTTGTTCCACATTATATAAACAAGAGCAGAAGATTCATGAGACCCCATGCAACAGTATCTTATGTCACACAGATCTCTCCAGCTGCCTACAGAGACTATAAACAACAGtgtcatcttcattttaaagaatgaCTGTACCTGTGTTCATGTCCTGAACTAAACCAAGGAATAGCTCCATGCTAAACTTCCTTGGCTAAAATACAACCAGTACCATCATTCCTAGTCAGACTAATAAACAGAATGTCTTTTAAGGTAATGAATTAGATGGCTGTGTTTAGATGTTTTTTCAGGATTCCCTTTTGATTCTCCTGCTTTTAAGACCCAAAGAAAGTTATATTGAGTTTTTATTGGTGATTCTAAGTATATGTGTTTATAACAGTTAAAGTGTGGTAGGTGAATTTAACATATTAAAAGAGTACTATAGCATCTGTTCAGAAAAGATTATATACTATACAAACTATTCAAGTCATACAAAACCATTTTTCAGTGTCTTTTCAACTGAGAAGAATCCTATTCAGCACGCTTCTCCTCCTGAGGTGGTTCATACTGAGCAAGCTATGGGGCAAAGACAGAGGAGTTTAGGTGAATTTGATTCTAAATTGGGTAAAAAACTCAGTAGTAACAAAACGAGTTAACTATTCAATTTAATTACTGAATCAGTAAGTTTATATTAAAATCCTATCCTTTTTAAACCACTCAGTGatcttaatatttaatataatcaaACCTAGTGaaagttctttttaaataaaccttTACAATTACTGGGAAACTAAAACTTAATTCCCATTCATGACTGCACTACACAAATACTTGATATGCAATAATATATATCTTCCCAAAGATGTTGTGGCTTCTAGTAAGGTATAAGCCACCATATTCTTTCTCTCCACCGTAAGTTTACTGAACTTTCtcctaaaaagcagaaaaaaagaattatgtgaCATACATTAATCTAGCCAGTCAATGAGGAGCAGCTAATGCTTTTGACTTAAAAGGTGCCAAAAAGTTGTGTGGCATCTACACACTGTGGGATCTTGGATAATTTCAGACACGGAATTTTCTGTTATGCCGAGCGGGGGTCTGCTGCAACACTGTGCTAAGATTTGAGTTGTTCCAGTTAGCTGTCAGATTGGAGAAGCTAATTAGACTTcactgtgctttagtttcctcacctacaaaatgGTCTGTGCACCTGTGTGACTTATCTCACAAGGCTGAGAAGATAAAACACATCATGAGAAATGCCTAGAGTCACGTGAAATGCATTATGTGATTCAGATGTGGTAAAACCTCAAAGACTTAAGAGTTGACTAGTTTGAGCTTTATGAAAATTCTCACGGAagcttaaacaaagaaaaaacttcaGCAACAGACAAAATTAAGGGCAAGCAAATGTACCGAGGTTAAGTGCAAACAAGTTTACAGAGTTAACACATTACAGGGCCACCACGTGACTGCGCAGACTGTGCGCTGCCCAGTCTAAGGGGTTCCATTAGCAAAGCAGTGGCCCTGTATCGACCTATTAAGTCAACTGCCTAAGACTCTAAGAAATCTCCATTTACTTATAAACCACTAATCATTAAccaatattttcatctttttgtcgATGCAGGTTCCCAAGAACCTCTTCTTGACCACACTTTGCTCATCCTATTTACAGTTTGCTTGTGGTTTTCTAGACAGGGCATCAGCTTGGCCTTGCAGTTAACTGAGATTGATATtcacctgcctccctcccctaCTGTCCATTTTAGTGAGGTTTTGGTCATATAATCATTAAAggtgacattatttttaatatgaattctttcaaaaattttacctttgttttcagttttttattttcttctacaatagcttcatatttctctttcatttctgccaATTCTAGGCGAAGCAgctctatttctggattttctggGGTAGCAGCTCCTAAGTGATGctttaaaaaactaatataaaagTTAAGAATTTACTTGAGCTCAATGAAACTAATGAAATAGCCTTTTGAAATAATTCTCTGATGAGAGTTACCCCACCCTACCACAAATATTTACCCAGAGATCAAAATCCAAATAACtcaaagaaagtaattttttcagtaatcaaaagtattttaaaggttATTATCTATGTGAAAATATAGGAGTTCAAAAAAATAAAGGCCTTTTTCTgacttgaaaaatgaaaaggataCTCCAAAGCACTATTAGGTTTCTCTGGTTCTTCATATAAGGCTACCAAAACTGCAaatcaaaaagcagaaaaaacaacAATTAAAGTCTTAAATTAAAATGGCTGAAATCATATTCCATACCCCAGTAAATACTGAGTGTCTATTATACACCACGCACATTGCTAGGACTGTCCATACcatggtgaacaagacagacaaggtcgCTGCTCTCAATGAATTTACAGTCTAGTGCAAAAGATAAACAAGGAACTAGACAAAGAAAGACTATCTAGCAGCAATATAGGGTAATGGGTTATAGGAGCACATTGGAAGAACACCTGACTCAGCCCAGGGCACCAGGGAAGGCGTccccaagaaagagaaataagacctGAGACCTAGGCAGTGGTTTCAGATAAAAAGGGAAGGCCAAGGGCAAAAGAACAACATATTGAGGAACTGAAAATTCAAGTGTGTCTAGATGGAGTTGTGAAAAGGGGGGCAGGAAAGGTGGTTAGGGAGGAGACTAGAGGATCCTGCAAGTTCAGTCAGGCCTTGGTCCTAAGAACAAAATGGCATGTAATTAAACAGTTataagcaggggagtgacaggATCACTCTTGACTCCTGTGTGGAAGACAGACAAGTGGGACAAGGATTTAAAGGCAGGAAGAGCAATTAAGAGGCTGATATGGTCATCCAGTTTAAAGAAAGtgacctgggaattccctggtagtccagtgcttaggactctgggcttccactgcagggggcacgggttcaatccctggtcggggaactaagatcccgcgtgcctcgtggcgcagccaaaaaaaaaaaaagggagagagtgaCCTGCACTAGAGTGATAGAGGGATGAAAACAAGGTAGATATGTTTGAGAAAAACTGTAGAGAATCAACAGTGCTATGGTTAACTGTTGGAAGGAAGAAGCTCTGAATTCAAAATGTTCTTCAAGAATGAAGTTTCACACACAACATGCTAAACAACTACCAACCAAAAACTCTACCAGTAATCAACATGCTCAAAtcagtattaaaatatatactttagtGGTTTCATATACAATAGTTCACGTCAGCACTACCTTTTCCATCTTATTATTGAACACATTCCTTCTAGGATATACTACTCAAGTAAAAATCTCTCTAAACCagtgattaatttttttgtgcACGGAACTCTTTGAAAAATCTGATCAAAGACAAAAAACTCtatctacacacaaaaaaatgtgcaTATCTAGACCCCAGTTTAAGAACACCTCATAAACCAACTTACATgctccccttttatttttttagagtcgTAATAACCCTTCAAATATagactgtattaaaaaaatcaaatgggcAACTAATACTAACAACTTACGTTAAGTTCTGATACTCTTCTAAATGTACTTACAGCGCTGTTTTTTGAGAAATTGGCATATTTACATCATCActaccctctcctctccttccctcttctttcaGTGTTACAGTACACTTTAATTCCTCTACTTATTACCTTTTTCTTGAAACTATGTACTCaagcctctgtttcttcttccatTAATTTCCACTGATCTCTACCAAATTCTAACTTTATAAGACATGAATCCTCTTACCCTTTCTTCCCCTACCCTTTCTTTTAGCTTCTAAGTTTCTGTCAGTGGTAGTTACAAGGTTGATAATTACAGAACATCATGTAAGTGTCAAGTTTCCTGTGCTTTTCTATAGATGAAATATACCTCCTTTTAAACAGACAAGAACTCTATACCCAGTGTTTCCCTTTTTGCCTTAGCAGCCAGGATTTTCAGAGGTTGATACAGTGCTCAAAATAACTAAAATGCCTCTTCTTCCAAATGACTTATCTTTATTTTCAGCCATTCCtatagtgtttgtttttttgttttgttttgtttttttgctgtacgtgggcctctcactgttgtggcttctcccgttgtggagcacaggctccggatgcgcaggctcagcagccatggttcacgggcccagccgctccgcggcacgtgggatcctcccggaccagggcacgagcccgtgtcccctgcatatgcaggcggactctcaaccaccgtgccaccagggaagccccctatcgCGTTTTAATGTTAGCGTTTTAACGTGGAAATAAGCTGGATAAAAATTATAAGTTAAATCTgtgtaaagtacacaaaatcaAACTTTAAATAGATCATATCAGTAGATACTCTGTTGTCTGATGTTACTTAGGAGACTGGAAATCTAGGAAAGTTGAGAGGGAATACCAGTAGATGTCAGTAAGGGAAAAGAAGCCTCTCGTGGTTTCCAGTCTCTCATGAAGGAAAATCCATGTATGGCCACAAGGCTGAATATCTTCATTTACCTCCCACTATCATCACTTCTCTGTCCTTACCAGTGTATGTTTCATTCACTCCATCCAGCCACTCTGGCCTCCTTACACTTCCTGAAACTCAACATCACACTTCACTcatgtctctgctcaaatgttctTAAGAGAGGCCTTGCCCCACCACCCTATATAAAATGGCACACCCATCCTCCTTATGCCCTTACTTTGCTATGTTTTTTTCATAACACTTACCGCTGGTTGACACTATGGTTTATCTGTCTCCCCCAACTAGGATATAAGTTCATTTAGAgcagggactttttttttcccccagtgtttTATCCCCGGTGCCTAGAACAGACGCCTGAATAAAAcggttaaataaatgaaagaagtgCGCTTGTGGAGTTttttgaggggtgggggaggtcgATGAAATTCCAAGAGTCTGTGATACCTCCCCAGGTGACAGCACAAGTGCTTTCATGTAGTCccttaaatgtttactgaaactTATTTGCAAAGAGATAGGAAACTGGTACCTGAACCTAAGGTAGCAACTCAAAATTACCACCCCATGCTTGGGAATTAAAAGCCTTGCATTCTGCTAAGACCCAGAGTTGTTATTCTCCCAGAATTTTCTCCTAACTTTTGCTTCTGGCCAAAAAGCAGTTACCAAATTATTTCCCAGATATTTACTGTACTTCTCGTAGGGACCCAGATCATCATCCCTGCCAACTCCTCTGTTCTGCACCCTTGAAAGTTCCAGCCAGTGAGTTGAATGATACATAACAGGAATTCGCCTTATGGCTTAGCTCATGAAATAAGCAGTACCCACACTACCTCTTGGAACCCTCCAGTTTCAAGCACCTTATTCATCTACTTAGATCTTGAACCCCAGAGTAAGAGATACAGTGTAACagcttccattttttaaagtgaaaacaatATAACCGTTTTGATGTGCCCTCAAGCTCTTTAAACTGTGATTCTACTTTAATTGTGAAATCTGCACAAAGTAGGAACTGATATAGACTACGAAACTGGGTTCCGTTGAAAAGCCACAGCCAAACCGCTACTTCGGGGATTAAGTTCACTTAGCTACTTTATAGCCCGCTTTCAAACCTGGTCATCGCCCTACTTGCCCTTTGTTCAAAGGAAAGTGTTTCTGTACAGGATTTTGAGGGCTCCGAAAAAAGTGTCAGGAGGGAGGAGTTGGGCTCTCAAGGTCTTTAGCAAACATGCTCACTGCGGCTGCTCAAGGCAAAGCAACGGAAGTTGGAGGGACTTCACAACAGCTGCAAGAGTTTGACTCCCTGCGGCGAGAGCGGTAGCGAGTGCGAGGCTACCCAACCCCGGCGGCGGCCGGCAGCCAGGCGTGAGCCGGTCCCCGCTGAACCCCGAGGCCC
Protein-coding regions in this window:
- the MYCBP gene encoding C-Myc-binding protein — translated: MAHYKAADSKREQFRRYLEKSGVLDTLTKVLVALYEEPEKPNSALDFLKHHLGAATPENPEIELLRLELAEMKEKYEAIVEENKKLKTKLAQYEPPQEEKRAE